Proteins encoded within one genomic window of Balaenoptera musculus isolate JJ_BM4_2016_0621 chromosome 12, mBalMus1.pri.v3, whole genome shotgun sequence:
- the HDDC2 gene encoding 5'-deoxynucleotidase HDDC2 produces the protein MAAPISGRGARNLLQFLRLVGQLKRVPRTGWVYRNVQKPESVSDHMYRMAIMALVTKDEHLNKDRCVRLALVHDMAECIVGDIAPADNIPKEEKHRREEEAMKQLTQLLPEGLRKELYELWEEYETQSSAEAKFVKQLDQCEMILQASEYEDLENKPGRLQDFFNSTAGKFSHPEIAQLVSELEAERNANIAAAASEPHS, from the exons ATGGCTGCGCCCATCTCGGGCCGCGGGGCCCGGAACCTGCTGCAGTTCCTGCGGCTGGTGGGGCAGCTCAAG AGAGTCCCACGTACTGGCTGGGTCTACAGAAATGTCCAGAAGCCAGAGAGCGTATCAGATCACATGTATAGGATGGCAATTATGGCTCTGGTGACCAAAGATGAACATCTTAACAAAGACCG ATGTGTACGCCTAGCCCTGGTTCATGATATGGCAGAATGCATCGTTGGGGACATAGCACCAGCAGATAACAtccccaaagaagaaaaacataggcGAGAAGAG GAAGCTATGAAGCAGCTAACCCAGCTCCTCCCAGAGGGTCTCAGAAAAGAGCTCTACGAACTCTGGGAA GAATATGAGACCCAATCTAGTGCAGAAGCTAAATTTGTGAAGCAGCTGGACCAATGTGAAATGATTCTTCAGGCATCTGAATATGAAGACCTTGAGAACAAACCTGGGAGACTGCAGGACTTCTTCAATTCCACAGCAG GAAAATTCAGTCACCCTGAGATAGCCCAGCTTGTTTCTGAACTTGAGGCAGAAAGAAATGCTAATATAGCTGCCGCCGCCAGTGAGCCACACTCGTGA